One Camelina sativa cultivar DH55 chromosome 3, Cs, whole genome shotgun sequence genomic window carries:
- the LOC104758984 gene encoding phosphatidylinositol 4-phosphate 5-kinase 10-like: MRRVFKAEEMFTREIKSKDVKATEKNRIRYSSKHIKHLPSGTITEFQWKDYCPLGFRLIQELEDINHDEYMTSICNDETLRKLSTGKVGNMFLLSKDDRFLIKILRKSEIKVILEMLPGYFRHIHKYRSTLLSKNYGAHSVKPVGGDKTYFVVMSNILQSDVFMNEVYDLKGSSQGRTNKKIKVRDKTILKDIDLDFCFYVDSLARHRLIKQTKLDCELLEDEGIMDYSLMLDLQVKGSCQGLIDGLSPVYDSFSSRGSVDSNSSKFMKTASNSPDRSSTMYSCTPSRDSVDSENSVTIQSVASIIPSHAPTNTSESPKGSIVSKTSLTNIFHNSSSTNFGMKIPGRARRVERGESGSVVRKNSKGGEEWYDVILYLGIIDIFQDYGVRKRIEHCYKSIQHSSKTISAVHPKIYSSRFQDFVSQIFLADEDPSHRY; this comes from the exons ATGAGGAGAGTGTTTAAAGCGGAAGAAATGTTTACAAGGGAGATAAAATCAAAGGACGTGAAAGCCACTGAGAAAAACAGGATTCGATACTCTTCCAAGCACATCAAACATCTTCCCTCCGGAACCATTACTGAGTTTCAATGGAAAGATTACTGCCCCTTGGGTTTCag ACTAATACAAGAACTTGAGGATATTAACCATGACGAATACATGACCTCTATCTGCAATGATGAGACTTTACGCAAGCTTTCTACTGGCAAAGTTGGTAacatgtttcttctctctaaagATGACCGTTTCCTCATCAAGATTCTCCGCAAATCCGAAATCAAGGTTATACTAGAGATGTTGCCTGGTTACTTCCGTCATATTCATAAATACAGGTCCACCTTGTTGTCCAAGAATTATGGAGCTCACTCTGTCAAGCCTGTTGGAGGTGACAAG ACATATTTTGTCGTCATGTCAAACATACTGCAGTCGGATGTTTTCATGAACGAGGTCTATGATCTTAAGGGTTCATCACAAGGTCGGACTAACAAGAAGATAAAAGTGAGAGATAAAACCATCTTGAAGGATATTGaccttgatttttgtttctacGTGGATTCTTTGGCCAGACACCGCCTCATTAA GCAAACAAAGCTAGATTGTGAACTATTGGAAGATGAAGGCATAATGGATTATAGCTTAATGCTTGATTTACAAGTAAAAGGCTCGTGTCAAG GTTTAATTGATGGATTAAGCCCGGTATACGACAGTTTCTCATCACGAG GCTCTGTTGACAGCAATAGCTCTAAGTTTATGAAGACAGCTTCAAACTCTCCAGATAGATCGTCTACAATGTATTCATGCACTCCGAGCAGAG ATTCAGTTGATAGTGAGAACTCAGTAACTATACAATCAGTAGCAAGTATAATCCCGAGTCATGCTCCAACCAACACTTCTGAATCTCCAAAAGGAAGCATTGTTTCCAAAACAAGTTTGACCAACATTTTCCATAACAG CTCAAGCACTAACTTCGGGATGAAGATACCGGGGCGAGCAAGAAGGGTTGAGAGAGGAGAATCAGGCAGTGTGGTGCGGAAGAACAGTAAAGGAGGAGAGGAATGGTACGATGTGATATTGTATCTCGGGATTATAGACATTTTCCAAGACTATGGTGTGAGAAAACGCATTGAACATTGTTACAAGTCTATTCAACACAGCTCTAAGACAATCTCAGCTGTGCATCCCAAGATCTACTCTTCTCGTTTCCAAGACTTTGTCTCGCAGATCTTCTTAGCAGACGAAGATCCTTCACATCGATACTAA